The following proteins come from a genomic window of Brassica napus cultivar Da-Ae unplaced genomic scaffold, Da-Ae ScsIHWf_11;HRSCAF=18, whole genome shotgun sequence:
- the LOC125596354 gene encoding uncharacterized protein LOC125596354 — MFEVDYNCVFTSLVSKLTERNIVTGKVWFKLPYENIEDRKPLWENVEKNKKKLETAGRWYKEVDIYIEKDGIEEARENGVHEEMAIEPIHEGGEHGSDDEVEDPTYGVEASDDDSVDFEAGLSENSESDDEVEVVEEEIEILEDVDYEEQIPDEDEVYPATDDSSSDEEEQAERLVKRNVLDGVFSLRQLFSTGEEFKENVIRYILKTRRNVVFDRWEKTKLGARCDEKDCGWRIYCSVENPIGKWMVKTYEDEHQCHPVGRCKQIKSPVIADLFLEDIRRDPEMSAPEIKDEMKRRYNIIISPPQSQVARRMIFDKLQAETNEQFARLRDYEHEIKRTNKNTTVEINTIRREDGEEIFSQIYICFEALKRSWKANCRPIIGLDGTFLKHSVQGMILTAIGRDPNNQIYPIAWAVVSAENNDNWEWFVHKLKLDLDLGEGENISIISNMHRSLIHGVATDLPKAEHQACARHIYANLKKLHKSDTLKPLFWRVASSYNEADFKENLKTFRQFDPRACDDLLKKDHRMWCRAFFRIGCCCTDTHNNLTESFNRTLKTARKKPFVQMLELMRRDAMQRIANRYKIACKEIGRHTKKARKEMEKSCEEAQHCYSVSSTGGKYEIVEGTNGYSVHLNRRTCVCRKWDLTGIPCRHAVSAIRENTGLVEDYISDFYLTDKWKETYRKGLKPVNGPKFWEEVGGKRIFAPPYKRPPGRPKGKARIKGVHESPSKKKVGRKGREGHCGLCGEKGHNSRRCPHESQEDKAKRRRLNDEAQLEAQVQDQLQDQEEANDQAQEVAEMEADFMAQLVEDQSQFEVQDISSTAPQPTQVLRRSNRLASLLFG, encoded by the exons ATGTTTGAGGTGGATTATAATTGTGTCTTCACATCCTTGGTATCAAAGTTGACTGAGAGAAATATCGTTACTGGGAAAGTATGGTTCAAGCTcccatatgaaaatattgaagatagaaaGCCGTTGTGGGAAAATGTggagaaaaacaagaagaaactgGAAACAGCAGGTCGATGGTATAAGGAGGTCGACATATATATTGAAAAGGATGGTattgaagaggctagagaaaaTGGTGTACATGAAGAGATGGCCATTGAACCGATTCATGAAGGTGGTGAGCATGGGAGTGATGATGAAGTTGAAGATCCAACATATGGGGTCGAAGCTTCAGATGATGATAGTGTAGATTTTGAGGCAGGTTTGTCTGAAAATTCAGAGTCTGATGATGAGGTTGAGGTAGTTGAGGAGGAGATAGAGATTTTAGAAGATGTGGATTATGAAGAACAAATTCCAGATGAAGATGAGGTTTACCCTGCCACTGATGACTCATCTAGTGATGAAGAAGAACAAGCTGAGAGGCTGGTTAAAAGAAATGTGCTTGATGGTGTTTTCAGTCTGAGGCAACTATTCAGTACTGGAGAGGAGTTTAAGGAGAATGTGATCAGATACATTCTGAAGACAAGGAGAAATGTTGTCTTTGATAGATGGGAGAAGACTAAGCTTGGTGCAAGGTGTGATGAGAAAGATTGCGGGTGGCGCATCTACTGCTCAGTGGAGAATCCAATCGGGAAGTGGATGGTGAAAACCTATGAGGACGAGCATCAGTGTCATCCTGTGGGAAGGTGTAAACAGATCAAGAGTCCTGTGATAGCTGATCTATTTTTAGAAGACATTAGGCGCGATCCAGAAATGAGTGCTCCTGAAATCAAAGATGAAATGAAGAGGAGGTACAACATCATCATCTCACCTCCACAGTCGCAAGTTGCTAGGCGAATGATCTTTGATAAACTCCAAGCTGAAACGAATGAGCAGTTTGCGAGACTTAGAGATTACGAGCATGAAATTAAGAG GACAAATAAAAACACAACTGTGGAGATCAACACCATCAGAAGAGAGGATGGAGAGGAAATATTCTCACAAATCTACATCTGTTTTGAAGCTCTAAAGAGGTCGTGGAAAGCCAACTGCAGACCTATCATCGGCTTAGATGGTACATTCTTAAAACATTCTGTCCAGGGGATGATTCTCACCGCAATTGGAAGGGATCCAAATAATCAGATATATCCTATAGCTTGGGCAGTAGTTTCGGCTGAGAACAATGACAACTGGGAATGGTTCGTTCACAAGTTGAAGCTTGACTTGGATTTGGGTGAAGGTGAGAACATTTCTATCATATCCAACATGCATAGAAGCTTGATTCATGGTGTTGCTACTGATTTGCCAAAGGCTGAGCATCAAGCATGTGCTAGGCACATCTACGCCAACTTGAAGAAACTCCATAAGTCTGACACTTTAAAACCACTGTTTTGGAGAGTTGCGAGCAGTTATAACGAAGCTGATTTCAAGGAGAATCTAAAAACTTTCAGACAGTTTGATCCTAGGGCGTGTGATGATCTGTTGAAGAAAGATCATCGAATGTGGTGCAGAGCTTTTTTTAGGATTGGTTGTTGTTGTACGGATACTCACAACAATCTGACTGAGTCTTTCAATAGGACTTTGAAGACTGCAAGGAAGAAGCCATTTGTGCAGATGCTGGAGCTCATGAGAAGAGATGCAATGCAAAGAATTGCGAATAGGTACAAGATAGCTTGCAAGGAGATTGGAAGACACACAAAGAAAGCAAGAAAAGAGATGGAGAAGTCGTGTGAAGAAGCTCAGCATTGTTACTCCGTGTCAAGTACTGGTGGGAAATATGAGATTGTGGAGGGGACAAATGGCTATTCAGTCCATCTTAATAGGCGCACTTGTGTATGCCGAAAATGGGACTTGACAGGTATTCCTTGTCGCCATGCTGTTTCTGCAATCCGGGAGAACACCGGGCTAGTTGAGGACTACATTTCTGACTTCTATTTGACTGATAAATGGAAAGAGACGTACCGGAAAGGTCTGAAGCCTGTAAATGGCCCTAAGTTTTGGGAAGAAGTTGGAGGCAAACGCATCTTTGCACCACCTTATAAGCGACCACCAGGTAGACCAAAGGGTAAAGCGAGGATCAAGGGTGTCCATGAATCACCGTCGAAAAAGAAAGTTGGTCGGAAAGGAAGAGAAGGACATTGTGGGCTGTGTGGTGAAAAGGGACATAACTCAAGGAGGTGTCCACATGAG TCTCAAGAAGACAAAGCAAAGAGAAGGCGTCTTAATGATGAAGCTCAGTTGGAGGCACAAGTACAAGATCAACTACAAGATCAAGAGGAAGCTAATGACCAAGCACAAGAGGTGGCTGAAATGGAAGCTGATTTCATGGCTCAATTAGTTGAAGATCAATCACAGTTTGAAGTTCAAGACATTTCTTCTACTGCCCCACAACCGACTCAAGTACTCCGAAGAAGCAACCGTTTGGCTTCATTGTTGTTTGGTTGA
- the BNAC04G29720D gene encoding uncharacterized protein BNAC04G29720D produces MCACQLPAKIFTAWTDKNPGRRFYGCELYKEGGNDHCSYFAWLDEEEVKGWAKRALIQARDKIREKKKHINELTASINELTATVNELRMELEQKKVEKPGSREMVVYRRCIIM; encoded by the exons ATGTGTGCTTGTCAGTTGCCTGCGAAGATTTTCACGGCTTGGACAGATAAGAATCCTGGCCGAAGGTTCTATGGGTGTGAACTGTACAAG GAGGGGGGGAATGACCATTGCTCTTACTTTGCGTggcttgatgaagaagaagtgaaaGGTTGGGCTAAGAGGGCTTTGATTCAAGCTCGGGATAAAATacgagagaagaagaaacatatcAATGAACTGACGGCCAGTATCAATGAGCTAACAGCTACTGTCAATGAGCTTCGTATGGAGTTGGAGCAGAAGAAGGTTGAGAAACCAGGTTCTCGTGAAATGGTTGTGTATCGGCGATGCATAATAATGTGA